The Osmerus eperlanus chromosome 22, fOsmEpe2.1, whole genome shotgun sequence genome window below encodes:
- the esf1 gene encoding ESF1 homolog isoform X2 — MLGQHVDPEDITETVVVVLCLENLAIMSSKKHHGSDDRFLKVKKDPRFWEMPEKERKIKIDKRFQSMFHDERFKLKYTVDKRGRPVNHTSTEDLKRFYNLSDSEQSDEEDGKKKKKKEQVKKKEKTKAKLDSAVGKDTDKSEKPVETGKNVKPKDCDFKGAQTVRGVKVFMEGEEDDDEEPGIDEDDEDLAKVDVGDSMSDASEDGDEDKVDEDELEAGSDLEGESEDESGLESDDDSDSGPDLARGKGNVETSSDEEDEVEAILRHEEEEIEHDWGELCKDAPRTEDVTKRLAVCNMDWDRMKAKDLLALFNSFKPKGGVVLSVKIYPSEFGKERIQTEQTQGPLELMALPEDPEKDTEEEKIYREKMRDYQFKRLKYYYAVVECDSLDTAAKIYEECDGFEYESSCSILDLRYIPDDMMFDDEPKDMATDVDLSVYTPKCFTSTASATSKVELTWDETDHERMTAMNRKFNKEELLQMDFNAYLASSSEEEDEEEGEGLIEMKVQEKELPKAEEQEAFVEEVREKPAKGKKKSAEQIGKYREMLKNIQDKNKKHQNKDMEMEITWVPGLKETTEQLVKKKLEGKDNMTPWEEFLEKKRDKKKLKTKNKQAAELDLSDDELPPDVDLDDPFFAEELGSVDLKKKTKAKKNKKEERTPEEEEALVKRKAEMALLMDDEDDDKHKHFNYDKIVEDQNLSKIKRKRLLKKDTAQEEDNFQVDVQDPRFQAMFTSHLYNLDPSDPGYKKTKATQSILEEKQRRREQQQSCHQVALKSLESRKHEMGANKQEKADSSCSAVFDPSKKAIDPALSMLIKSIKNKTEQFQAKKKPKTT, encoded by the exons ATGCTGGGACAACACGTGGATCCTGAGGATATCACAGAAACCGTTGTGGTTGTTTTG TGCTTGGAGAATCTTGCCATCATGTCTTCTAAAAAGCACCACGGCAGTGATGACCGCTTCCTCAAGGTGAAGAAGGACCCGCGCTTCTGGGAAATGCCAGAGAAGGAGCGCAAGATCAAGATTGACAAACGCTTCCAGTCCATGTTTCACGATGAGCGGTTTAAGCTGAAGTACACGGTGGACAAGCGTGGCCGACCCGTTAACCACACCTCTACGGAAGACCTGAAGCGCTTCTACAACCTCTCTGACTCTGAGCAGTCCGACGAGGAGGatgggaagaagaagaaaaagaaggagcaggtgaagaagaaagagaagaccaAAGCAAAGTTGGATTCTGCTGTGGGAAAGGACACAGACAAAAGTGAAAAACCTGTAGAGACGGGAAAAAATGTGAAGCCCAAAGATTGTGACTTCAAAGGAGCCCAAACTGTGAGAGGAGTAAAAGTCTTTATGGAGG gtgaggaagatgatgatgaggagccAGGtattgatgaagatgatgaggatTTGGCAAAGGTGGACGTGGGAGACAGCATGTCAGATGCAAGTGAGGATGGCGATGAAGACAAGGTGGATGAAGATGAACTGGAGGCAGGAAGTGACCTCGAGGGCGAGTCAGAGGACGAATCTGGTTTGGAGTCAGACGATGACAGTGACAGCGGGCCAGATCTTGCCAGAGGGAAAGGTAATGTGGAAACAAGTTCGGACGAGGAAGACGAGGTGGAGGCCATCTTACGtcacgaggaagaggagatcgAACATGACTGGGGCGAGTTGTGCAAAGATGCACCACGGACTGAGGAC GTAACCAAGAGACTGGCTGTGTGTAACATGGACTGGGATAGAATGAAAGCCAAGGACTTGCTTGCGTTGTTCAACTCCTTCAAGCCCAAAGGAGGTGTGGTTCTCTCTGTGAAG ATCTACCCATCTGAGTTTGGGAAAGAGCGGATACAGACGGAACAAACACAGGGTCCGTTGGAGCTTATGGCTTTGCCTGAGGAcccagagaaagacacagaggagGAAAA GATTTACAGAGAGAAGATGCGAGACTATCAGTTCAAACGGCTTAAGTATTACTACGCTGTGGTGGAGTGTGATTCGTTGGATACTGCCGCCAAGATATACGAGGAGTGTGATGGCTTTGAGTATGAGAGCAGCTGCTCCATCCTGGACCTTAG GTACATACCTGATGATATGATGTTTGATGATGAGCCAAAGGACATGGCCACAGATGTTGACCTGTCTGTGTACACTCCAAAATGCTTCACCTCAACAGCATCAGCCACGTCCAAG GTGGAGTTAACATGGGATGAGACGGACCATGAGCGTATGACTGCCATGAACAGGAAGTTCAACAAGGAAGAATTGCTGCAGATGGACTTTAACGCCTACCTGGCCTCCTCCAGTGAAGAGGAGGACGAAGAAGAAGGGGAGGGATTGATTGAGATGAAAGTACAGGAGAAGGAACTACCAAAAG CTGAAGAACAAGAAGCTTTCGTTGAGGAAGTGCGGGAAAAGCCTGCAAAGGGGAAAAAGAAGAGTGCCGAGCAGATCGGCAAATACAGAGAGATGTTGAAGAACATCCAGGACAAGAACAAAAAGCACCAGAACAAAGACATGGAGATGGAGATCACGTGGGTGCCAG gCCTCAAAGAAACAACAGAACAGTTGGTGAAGAAGAAGCTTGAAGGAAAAGACAATATGACACCCTGGGAAGAGTTCCTTGAAAAGAAAAGGGACAAGAAAAAACTGAAGACAAAAAACAAGCAG GCGGCTGAATTGGACCTCAGCGACGATGAGCTTCCTCCAGATGTTGATCTCGATGACCCCTTCTTTGCTGAGGAGCTTGGATCAGTGG ACCTGAAAAAGAAGACAAAggcaaagaaaaacaaaaaggaagagagaacgCCGGAAGAGGAAGAAGCGTTGGTGAAGAGAAAG GCTGAGATGGCATTGCTCATGGACGACGAGGACGACGACAAGCACAAACACTTCAACTACGACAAGATTGTGGAGGACCAGAACCTCAGCAAGATTAAGAGGAAGAGACTGCTGAAGAAGGACACGGCCCAGGAAGAGGACAACTTTCAG GTGGACGTTCAAGATCCTCGCTTCCAGGCCATGTTCACCTCCCACCTGTACAACCTGGACCCGTCCGACCCTGGCTACAAGAAGACCAAGGCCACGCAGAGCATCCTAGAGGAGAAGCAGCGCCgcagggagcagcagcagaGCTGCCACCAGGTGGCGCTAAAGAGCTTAGAGTCCAGGAAACATGAAATGGGGGCAAACAAACAGGAAAAAGCTGACAGCAGCTGCTCAGCTGTGTTCGATCCCTCTAAGAAGGCCATTGACCCGGCTCTATCTATGCTTATTAAATCGATTAAAAACAAAACGGAGCAGTTCCAAGCAAAAAAGAAGCCGAAGACCACGTAG
- the esf1 gene encoding ESF1 homolog isoform X1 translates to MLGQHVDPEDITETVVVVLCLENLAIMSSKKHHGSDDRFLKVKKDPRFWEMPEKERKIKIDKRFQSMFHDERFKLKYTVDKRGRPVNHTSTEDLKRFYNLSDSEQSDEEDGKKKKKKEQVKKKEKTKAKLDSAVGKDTDKSEKPVETGKNVKPKDCDFKGAQTVRGVKVFMEGEEDDDEEPGIDEDDEDLAKVDVGDSMSDASEDGDEDKVDEDELEAGSDLEGESEDESGLESDDDSDSGPDLARGKGNVETSSDEEDEVEAILRHEEEEIEHDWGELCKDAPRTEDVTKRLAVCNMDWDRMKAKDLLALFNSFKPKGGVVLSVKIYPSEFGKERIQTEQTQGPLELMALPEDPEKDTEEEKIYREKMRDYQFKRLKYYYAVVECDSLDTAAKIYEECDGFEYESSCSILDLRYIPDDMMFDDEPKDMATDVDLSVYTPKCFTSTASATSKVELTWDETDHERMTAMNRKFNKEELLQMDFNAYLASSSEEEDEEEGEGLIEMKVQEKELPKAEEQEAFVEEVREKPAKGKKKSAEQIGKYREMLKNIQDKNKKHQNKDMEMEITWVPGLKETTEQLVKKKLEGKDNMTPWEEFLEKKRDKKKLKTKNKQAAELDLSDDELPPDVDLDDPFFAEELGSVVDLKKKTKAKKNKKEERTPEEEEALVKRKAEMALLMDDEDDDKHKHFNYDKIVEDQNLSKIKRKRLLKKDTAQEEDNFQVDVQDPRFQAMFTSHLYNLDPSDPGYKKTKATQSILEEKQRRREQQQSCHQVALKSLESRKHEMGANKQEKADSSCSAVFDPSKKAIDPALSMLIKSIKNKTEQFQAKKKPKTT, encoded by the exons ATGCTGGGACAACACGTGGATCCTGAGGATATCACAGAAACCGTTGTGGTTGTTTTG TGCTTGGAGAATCTTGCCATCATGTCTTCTAAAAAGCACCACGGCAGTGATGACCGCTTCCTCAAGGTGAAGAAGGACCCGCGCTTCTGGGAAATGCCAGAGAAGGAGCGCAAGATCAAGATTGACAAACGCTTCCAGTCCATGTTTCACGATGAGCGGTTTAAGCTGAAGTACACGGTGGACAAGCGTGGCCGACCCGTTAACCACACCTCTACGGAAGACCTGAAGCGCTTCTACAACCTCTCTGACTCTGAGCAGTCCGACGAGGAGGatgggaagaagaagaaaaagaaggagcaggtgaagaagaaagagaagaccaAAGCAAAGTTGGATTCTGCTGTGGGAAAGGACACAGACAAAAGTGAAAAACCTGTAGAGACGGGAAAAAATGTGAAGCCCAAAGATTGTGACTTCAAAGGAGCCCAAACTGTGAGAGGAGTAAAAGTCTTTATGGAGG gtgaggaagatgatgatgaggagccAGGtattgatgaagatgatgaggatTTGGCAAAGGTGGACGTGGGAGACAGCATGTCAGATGCAAGTGAGGATGGCGATGAAGACAAGGTGGATGAAGATGAACTGGAGGCAGGAAGTGACCTCGAGGGCGAGTCAGAGGACGAATCTGGTTTGGAGTCAGACGATGACAGTGACAGCGGGCCAGATCTTGCCAGAGGGAAAGGTAATGTGGAAACAAGTTCGGACGAGGAAGACGAGGTGGAGGCCATCTTACGtcacgaggaagaggagatcgAACATGACTGGGGCGAGTTGTGCAAAGATGCACCACGGACTGAGGAC GTAACCAAGAGACTGGCTGTGTGTAACATGGACTGGGATAGAATGAAAGCCAAGGACTTGCTTGCGTTGTTCAACTCCTTCAAGCCCAAAGGAGGTGTGGTTCTCTCTGTGAAG ATCTACCCATCTGAGTTTGGGAAAGAGCGGATACAGACGGAACAAACACAGGGTCCGTTGGAGCTTATGGCTTTGCCTGAGGAcccagagaaagacacagaggagGAAAA GATTTACAGAGAGAAGATGCGAGACTATCAGTTCAAACGGCTTAAGTATTACTACGCTGTGGTGGAGTGTGATTCGTTGGATACTGCCGCCAAGATATACGAGGAGTGTGATGGCTTTGAGTATGAGAGCAGCTGCTCCATCCTGGACCTTAG GTACATACCTGATGATATGATGTTTGATGATGAGCCAAAGGACATGGCCACAGATGTTGACCTGTCTGTGTACACTCCAAAATGCTTCACCTCAACAGCATCAGCCACGTCCAAG GTGGAGTTAACATGGGATGAGACGGACCATGAGCGTATGACTGCCATGAACAGGAAGTTCAACAAGGAAGAATTGCTGCAGATGGACTTTAACGCCTACCTGGCCTCCTCCAGTGAAGAGGAGGACGAAGAAGAAGGGGAGGGATTGATTGAGATGAAAGTACAGGAGAAGGAACTACCAAAAG CTGAAGAACAAGAAGCTTTCGTTGAGGAAGTGCGGGAAAAGCCTGCAAAGGGGAAAAAGAAGAGTGCCGAGCAGATCGGCAAATACAGAGAGATGTTGAAGAACATCCAGGACAAGAACAAAAAGCACCAGAACAAAGACATGGAGATGGAGATCACGTGGGTGCCAG gCCTCAAAGAAACAACAGAACAGTTGGTGAAGAAGAAGCTTGAAGGAAAAGACAATATGACACCCTGGGAAGAGTTCCTTGAAAAGAAAAGGGACAAGAAAAAACTGAAGACAAAAAACAAGCAG GCGGCTGAATTGGACCTCAGCGACGATGAGCTTCCTCCAGATGTTGATCTCGATGACCCCTTCTTTGCTGAGGAGCTTGGATCAGTGG TAGACCTGAAAAAGAAGACAAAggcaaagaaaaacaaaaaggaagagagaacgCCGGAAGAGGAAGAAGCGTTGGTGAAGAGAAAG GCTGAGATGGCATTGCTCATGGACGACGAGGACGACGACAAGCACAAACACTTCAACTACGACAAGATTGTGGAGGACCAGAACCTCAGCAAGATTAAGAGGAAGAGACTGCTGAAGAAGGACACGGCCCAGGAAGAGGACAACTTTCAG GTGGACGTTCAAGATCCTCGCTTCCAGGCCATGTTCACCTCCCACCTGTACAACCTGGACCCGTCCGACCCTGGCTACAAGAAGACCAAGGCCACGCAGAGCATCCTAGAGGAGAAGCAGCGCCgcagggagcagcagcagaGCTGCCACCAGGTGGCGCTAAAGAGCTTAGAGTCCAGGAAACATGAAATGGGGGCAAACAAACAGGAAAAAGCTGACAGCAGCTGCTCAGCTGTGTTCGATCCCTCTAAGAAGGCCATTGACCCGGCTCTATCTATGCTTATTAAATCGATTAAAAACAAAACGGAGCAGTTCCAAGCAAAAAAGAAGCCGAAGACCACGTAG
- the btbd3a gene encoding BTB/POZ domain-containing protein 3a, producing the protein MAAELFPTKTPVTCASASTSVQQYQQQNLNNNNTIHSFNWQGLYPTIRERNSVMFNSELMADVHFVVGPPGGTQRVPGHKYVLAVGSSVFHAMFYGELAEDKEEIRIPDVEPPSFLAMLKYIYCDEIDLCADSVLATLYAAKKYIVPHLARACVNFLETSLSAKNACVLLSQSCLFEEPDLTQRCWEVIDAQAELALRSEGFCDIDAQTLESILRRETLNAKEMVVFEAALSWAEAECQRQELQPTIENKRLVLGKAIYLIRIPTMALDDFANGAAQSGVLTLNETNDIFLWYTAAKKPDLLFVSNPRKGLSPQRCHRFQSCAYRSNQWRYRGRCDSIQFAVDKRVFIAGFGLYGSSCGSAEYSAKIELKRQGVSLGQSLIKYFSDGSSSTFPVWFEYPVQIEPDTFYTASVVLDGNELSYFGQEGMTEVQCGKVTFQFQCSSDSTNGTGVQGGQIPELIFYA; encoded by the exons ATGGCTGCAGAGCTTTTTCCCACTAAGACGCCGGTCACTTGTGCCTCCGCTAGTACATCTGTTCAGCAGTACCAGCAGCAGAAtctgaacaacaacaacacaatacaCAGTTTTAATTGGCAAGGACTGTATCCTACCATTCGAGAAAG GAACTCAGTCATGTTCAACAGTGAGTTAATGGCAGATGTTCACTTTGTTGTGGGCCCTCCAGGTGGGACCCAACGAGTCCCAGGGCACAAA TATGTTCTGGCTGTTGGAAGTTCAGTTTTCCATGCCATGTTTTATGGTGAACTGGCTGAGGATAAGGAAGAGATCCGTATACCTGACGTTGAACCTCCCTCTTTTCTGGCGATGTTGAA GTACATTTACTGTGACGAGATAGACCTGTGTGCCGACTCTGTTCTGGCTACCCTCTATGCTGCTAAAAAGTACATAGTGCCTCATTTGGCACGAGCCTGTGTTAACTTCCTGGAGACGAGTCTGAGTGCCAAGAATGCCTGCGTGCTGCTGTCCCAGAGCTGCCTATTTGAAGAGCCCGACCTAACACAGCGCTGCTGGGAGGTGATTGATGCCCAGGCCGAGTTAGCACTCCGCTCGGAGGGCTTCTGCGACATCGACGCACAGACCCTCGAGAGCATCCTGCGTCGCGAGACCCTCAATGCGAAGGAGATGGTGGTGTTCGAGGCGGCACTGAGCTGGGCCGAAGCCGAATGCCAGCGGCAGGAACTGCAGCCCACCATCGAGAACAAGCGCCTGGTGCTGGGCAAAGCCATCTACCTCATCCGTATACCGACCATGGCGCTGGATGACTTTGCCAATGGAGCAGCGCAGTCCGGTGTGCTGACACTCAACGAGACCAACGACATCTTCCTGTGGTACACAGCTGCCAAGAAGCCCGATCTGCTCTTTGTCAGTAACCCCCGCAAAGGCCTGTCTCCACAACGCTGCCATCGCTTCCAGTCATGCGCCTACCGGAGCAACCAGTGGCGCTACAGGGGCCGCTGCGACAGTATCCAGTTTGCCGTGGACAAGCGCGTCTTCATTGCCGGCTTTGGTCTGTACGGCTCTAGCTGCGGCTCGGCAGAGTACAGCGCCAAAATCGAGCTGAAGCGTCAGGGAGTGTCCCTGGGCCAGAGCCTCATCAAGTACTTCTCTGACGGCTCCAGCAGTACGTTCCCCGTGTGGTTCGAGTACCCGGTGCAGATTGAGCCGGACACATTCTACACGGCCAGCGTGGTGCTGGACGGCAATGAGCTGAGTTATTTTGGTCAGGAGGGTATGACCGAGGTGCAGTGTGGGAAGGTGACCTTCCAGTTTCAGTGTTCCTCAGACAGTACCAACGGAACAGGTGTGCAAGGGGGTCAGATCCCAGAACTCATCTTCTACGCCTGA
- the ndufaf5 gene encoding arginine-hydroxylase NDUFAF5, mitochondrial: MNSTVGNCFLNRSCVCRRIVKMGSMRFLVPRKHPEALSSRNVMTVHSRISSLSNLIASKSWSSQWTDFNRQLSSRSGTTMNIFDRTMKRKQKKWAASLQDAEKYDYLRDEVGSRVADRVYDIARTFPLALDIGSGRSHIAEHLSKEVVECLFLTEISDNALRQTRKIEIPTHCFQADEEFLPFKENTFDLVVSSLSLHWINDLPGALRQIHQVLKPDGVFIGAMVGGETLYELRCSLQLAELEREGGFSPHVSPYTAVTDLGNLLGQAGFNMLTVDIDDIQVLYPGILEVMKDLQGMGESNCAWNRKSLLHRDTILAAAAIYQEMYGNEDGSIPATFEILYMIGWKPHDSQAKPLKRGSANVSFADLSKIGQPATKDKS, translated from the exons ATGAACAGCACAGTAGGTAATTGTTTTCTCAATCGAAGCTGTGTCTGCCGGAGAATCGTGAAAATGGGTAGCATGAGGTTCCTTGTACCACGAAAACATCCAGAAGCTCTTTCTAGCAGGAATGTCATGACAGTTCATTCAAGGATATCCTCATTAAGCAACTTGATAGCATCCAAATCTTGGAGTTCACAGTGGACTGATTTCAATAGGCAGCTGTCAAGCAGGTCTGGAACTACAATGAATATATTTGACCGGACaatgaaaagaaaacagaagaaatGGGCAGCATCACTACAAGATGCTGAGAAATACGACTACCTGAGAGATGAG GTTGGCAGCAGAGTTGCGGATAGGGTATACGACATTGCAAG AACATTTCCCTTGGCTTTGGACATTGGCTCTGGAAGGAGTCACATAGCTGAACATTTGAGCAAG GAAGTGGTTGAGTGTCTCTTTCTCACTGAAATCTCAGATAATGCTTTG AGACAAACGAGAAAGATTGAGATCCCCACACACTGTTTCCAAGCAGATGAGGAGTTTCTGCCATTCAAAGAAAACACATTTGACCTAGTGGTCAGCAGTTTGAG TCTACATTGGATCAATGATCTACCAGGAGCTTTGAGACAG ATCCACCAAGTCCTGAAGCCTGATGGAGTGTTCATCGGGGCCATGGTGGGTGGGGAGACCCTCTACGAGCTGCGGTGCTCCCTGCAACTGGctgagctggagagggagggggggttctcCCCACATGTGTCCCCCTACACAGCCGTCACTGACCTGGGCAACCTGCTGGGCCAGGCAGGCTTCAACATGCTCACTGTG GACATTGATGATATACAGGTTCTCTATCCTGGAATTCTTGAGGTCATGAAGGACTTGCAAG GTATGGGTGAGAGCAACTGTGCTTGGAACAGGAAGTCACTactacacagagacacaattTTAGCCGCTGCAGCAATTTACCAAG AGATGTACGGAAATGAGGACGGCTCCATCCCTGCCACCTTTGAGATTCTTTACATGATTGGCTGGAAACCTCATGACTCACAG GCCAAACCACTAAAAAGAGGCTCTGCAAATGTGTCTTTTGCGGACCTTTCGAAGATTGGCCAGCCAGCTACCAAAGACAAATCATAG